The following coding sequences are from one Streptomyces sp. NBC_01294 window:
- a CDS encoding MFS transporter, whose protein sequence is MGGFGRYLAAALAARIASEGMGMAVVLLALERTGSAAHGAFVLTAWLAPHVLAAPLAGAAAARTRRPRLFHVGALAGFTAAVAALTVLLGRAPTPLVLAVAVLGGTCGPMVTGGLSSLVTGLVAAGPGRDRAYGWDAATYNAAAVTAPAAVGLVAALGSAGPAMAVLAASGTLAAALAATLPYEDPGAGRAAGAPRAGMAAGLHALWRVRELRAVTSATTLAFVGIGSLTTTSVLLAAELGSPGAGGVLMTAFAVGALAGSLTLGRITSVAPGRLARWALAGTGAALAAAALAPSFAPSVAVTAVLFAVAGVCDGPLLTATLRIRSEYAPDGARTQVFTLGAGLKLTAASVGAAVVGLAADAPAAALLTGIAALLLAAALLHVLVAPRGPRAAAGAVTAPSAAAATAPAGRRTPGGP, encoded by the coding sequence ATGGGCGGGTTCGGGCGGTACCTGGCGGCGGCGCTGGCCGCGCGGATCGCCTCGGAGGGGATGGGCATGGCCGTCGTGCTGCTCGCCCTGGAGCGCACCGGGAGCGCGGCGCACGGGGCGTTCGTCCTGACGGCCTGGCTGGCCCCGCACGTCCTGGCGGCCCCCCTCGCGGGCGCAGCCGCGGCCCGGACCCGTCGGCCGCGGCTGTTCCACGTCGGCGCCCTGGCCGGGTTCACGGCGGCCGTGGCGGCGCTGACCGTACTGCTCGGCCGGGCCCCGACGCCGCTGGTGCTCGCGGTGGCGGTGCTCGGCGGCACTTGCGGGCCGATGGTGACGGGCGGACTGTCCAGCCTGGTCACGGGCCTGGTTGCGGCGGGCCCCGGGCGCGACCGCGCATACGGCTGGGACGCCGCCACCTACAACGCAGCGGCGGTCACCGCACCGGCGGCGGTCGGCCTGGTCGCGGCGCTCGGCTCGGCCGGGCCCGCGATGGCCGTCCTGGCGGCCTCGGGCACCCTGGCAGCGGCGCTGGCGGCGACCCTCCCGTACGAGGACCCGGGCGCGGGCCGGGCCGCCGGCGCGCCCCGGGCCGGGATGGCCGCGGGCCTCCACGCGCTGTGGCGGGTCCGCGAACTGCGGGCCGTCACCTCGGCCACGACCCTGGCCTTCGTCGGCATCGGCTCGCTCACCACCACCTCGGTCCTGCTGGCCGCGGAACTCGGCAGTCCGGGCGCCGGGGGCGTGCTGATGACGGCCTTCGCGGTGGGGGCGCTGGCCGGCTCGCTGACGCTGGGCCGGATCACGTCCGTGGCGCCCGGCCGGCTGGCCCGGTGGGCGCTGGCCGGGACCGGCGCGGCCCTCGCCGCGGCCGCCCTCGCGCCCTCCTTCGCGCCTTCCGTCGCCGTGACGGCGGTGCTGTTCGCGGTGGCGGGGGTGTGCGACGGGCCGCTGCTCACGGCCACGCTGCGGATCCGCTCGGAGTACGCACCGGACGGGGCCCGGACGCAGGTGTTCACCCTGGGTGCGGGGTTGAAGCTGACGGCCGCGTCGGTCGGGGCGGCCGTGGTGGGGCTCGCGGCCGACGCCCCTGCGGCGGCGCTGCTGACCGGGATCGCCGCGCTGCTGCTCGCGGCCGCGCTGCTGCACGTCCTGGTGGCGCCGCGCGGGCCCCGGGCGGCCGCGGGTGCGGTCACAGCTCCGTCGGCAGCCGCCGCCACAGCTCCGGCCGGTCGGCGGACTCCTGGAGGGCCCTGA
- a CDS encoding threonine aldolase family protein: MAHSATVRTDAGKTDARRHHDPAVRGFASDNYAGVHPEILAAVALANGGHQVAYGEDEYTEHLQKIIRSHFGPYAEAFPVFNGTGANVTALQAMTDRWGAVICAKSAHINVDEGGAPERMAGLKLLSVPTPDGKLTPELIDQEAWGFEDEHRAMPQVVSITQNTELGTVYTPDEIRAICEHAHGLGMKVHLDGARIANAAASLDVPMRAFTNAVGVDVLSYGGTKNGMMFGEAVVVLNPDAVRQMKHIRKMSMQLASKMRFVSVQLEALLAKDLWLRNARHSNAMAQRLAAGVRETDGVEILYPVQANAVFARLPHAVSRRLQERYRFYFWDEAAGDVRWMCGFDTQEEDVDGFLQALKEELSR, translated from the coding sequence GTGGCTCACTCCGCAACCGTGAGAACCGATGCCGGGAAGACCGATGCCCGGCGCCACCACGATCCGGCGGTGCGCGGTTTCGCGAGCGACAACTATGCGGGCGTGCACCCGGAGATCCTGGCTGCCGTCGCGCTCGCCAACGGCGGCCACCAGGTCGCCTACGGCGAGGACGAGTACACCGAGCACCTGCAGAAGATCATCCGCAGCCACTTCGGACCGTACGCGGAGGCCTTCCCGGTCTTCAACGGCACCGGCGCGAACGTCACCGCCCTCCAGGCGATGACGGACCGCTGGGGTGCGGTGATCTGCGCCAAGAGCGCCCACATCAACGTGGACGAGGGCGGCGCTCCGGAGCGGATGGCGGGCCTCAAGCTGCTCAGCGTCCCGACCCCGGACGGCAAGCTCACCCCCGAGCTGATCGACCAGGAGGCCTGGGGCTTCGAGGACGAGCACCGGGCGATGCCGCAGGTCGTGTCGATCACCCAGAACACCGAGCTGGGCACGGTCTACACCCCGGACGAGATCCGGGCGATCTGCGAGCACGCCCACGGGCTCGGCATGAAGGTCCACCTCGACGGCGCCCGGATAGCCAACGCCGCGGCCTCGCTCGACGTGCCGATGCGCGCCTTCACCAATGCGGTCGGCGTGGACGTGCTGTCGTACGGCGGCACCAAGAACGGCATGATGTTCGGCGAGGCCGTGGTCGTGCTCAACCCGGACGCGGTCCGGCAGATGAAGCACATCCGCAAGATGTCGATGCAGCTCGCGTCCAAGATGCGCTTCGTGTCGGTGCAGCTGGAGGCGCTGCTCGCCAAGGACCTGTGGCTGCGCAACGCCCGGCACTCCAACGCGATGGCGCAGCGGCTCGCCGCGGGAGTGCGCGAGACGGACGGCGTGGAGATCCTTTACCCGGTGCAGGCGAACGCGGTGTTCGCGCGGCTGCCGCACGCGGTGTCGCGCCGGCTGCAGGAGCGCTACCGCTTCTACTTCTGGGACGAGGCCGCGGGTGACGTCCGCTGGATGTGCGGTTTCGACACCCAGGAAGAGGATGTGGACGGCTTCCTCCAGGCACTGAAGGAAGAGCTGTCGCGCTAG
- a CDS encoding CGNR zinc finger domain-containing protein: MVDSREGFSAARRLIDLAEAVRVNPELPRADLAELLAGHGERPAGLTEEAFPEAGAAELRAAARRMAAVLGERDEDRAAEALNSLFEEYGTRPRLTRHDGHPWHLHADRGEGGGWGDWFLASGALALAQLLTEYGRIAWGACAAEGCGRFFLATGPGSVRRHCSTSCATRARVAAHRRRRRAEAEG, from the coding sequence ATGGTGGACTCCCGGGAGGGCTTCTCGGCGGCCCGGCGGCTGATCGACCTCGCCGAGGCGGTCCGCGTGAACCCCGAACTGCCGCGCGCCGACCTCGCGGAGCTGCTCGCCGGGCACGGGGAGCGCCCCGCCGGCCTCACCGAGGAGGCGTTCCCCGAGGCGGGCGCCGCCGAGTTGCGCGCCGCGGCCCGGCGGATGGCGGCGGTGCTCGGCGAGCGCGACGAGGACCGCGCCGCCGAAGCCCTCAATTCGCTGTTCGAGGAGTACGGCACCCGGCCCCGGCTCACCCGCCACGACGGCCACCCGTGGCACCTGCACGCCGACCGGGGCGAAGGGGGCGGCTGGGGCGACTGGTTCCTCGCCTCGGGCGCCCTCGCGCTCGCCCAGCTGCTCACCGAGTACGGGCGGATCGCCTGGGGAGCCTGCGCCGCCGAGGGCTGCGGGCGGTTCTTCCTCGCCACCGGGCCGGGCAGCGTGCGCCGTCACTGCTCCACCAGCTGCGCCACGCGCGCCCGCGTCGCGGCCCACCGGCGCCGCAGGCGTGCGGAAGCCGAGGGCTGA
- a CDS encoding transglutaminase-like domain-containing protein — protein MQLIQQNPDIHAYLTSDTAIDHWHPLVQDTADALWSTTGDAYSYAKVAFEFVRDTIPHSADFGDERVAWRASDVLSTRNGICYAKSHALVALLRAQGVPAGLCYQRLADDDGTNHLVHGLIALRLPGSDRWARLDPRGNKPGVDARFDLDREQLAFPVRPELGEIDHPELYAAPHPAALRALQESADRPELWRRLPTEL, from the coding sequence ATGCAGCTGATCCAGCAGAACCCTGACATCCACGCCTATTTGACTTCGGATACAGCCATCGACCACTGGCATCCCCTGGTGCAGGACACCGCGGACGCCCTCTGGTCCACCACCGGTGACGCATATTCATACGCCAAGGTCGCCTTCGAGTTCGTCCGCGACACCATCCCGCACTCGGCCGATTTCGGGGACGAGCGGGTCGCCTGGCGCGCCTCGGACGTCCTGAGCACGCGCAACGGAATCTGCTACGCCAAGTCCCACGCCCTCGTCGCCCTGTTGCGGGCCCAAGGTGTCCCGGCCGGCCTCTGCTACCAGCGGCTGGCCGATGACGACGGCACGAACCACCTCGTCCACGGCCTGATCGCCCTGCGGCTGCCCGGCAGCGACCGGTGGGCGCGCCTGGACCCGCGCGGCAACAAACCCGGCGTGGACGCCCGGTTCGACCTCGACCGCGAGCAACTGGCCTTCCCCGTAAGGCCGGAACTCGGCGAGATCGACCACCCCGAGCTGTACGCCGCCCCGCACCCGGCCGCGCTCAGGGCCCTCCAGGAGTCCGCCGACCGGCCGGAGCTGTGGCGGCGGCTGCCGACGGAGCTGTGA
- a CDS encoding DUF6421 family protein — protein sequence MTETLVPGTGGAVITAEARVVDHPAWPELKAAVEEIRPWQSKDGSIDFEAEGAPARHTAEAAVGRVIRAVETLSPLLPHATDYHQALVGDLRKWAAGDFQVPDFLDSLLAFRPAAERADGLQHLVVFPMYTQNGNPDRNFEAVALKMVWPEWLAELERTRYDNPLFLGITFEDFTAGYDTHSAVLFPETIAVREAPERFTWGGIFCDREAARFRKVTTAAVDILGLELPADIAAMVTDQERCEKAFVLWDMVHDRTHSHGDLPFDPFMIKQRQPFWMYGLEELRCDLTAFKEAVKLESEGNEHGRDVQYAVLFDRMFRFPVSGDRNRNYDGLGGQLLFAYLHKHDVVRWTDNKLKIDWMRAPQVTNQLCAEIEDLYRAGIDRPKLVHWFKAYELVSAYLAPHPGSKWAKGPDALDMTQPPRKLVDDVLPDEFPLSMFFEALAKKLKGVIASTKGITALNAEQAERVAA from the coding sequence ATGACGGAAACTCTTGTGCCGGGTACCGGCGGGGCCGTGATAACCGCCGAGGCACGGGTGGTCGACCACCCTGCGTGGCCCGAGCTCAAGGCCGCCGTGGAGGAGATCCGGCCCTGGCAGTCCAAGGACGGCTCCATCGACTTCGAGGCCGAGGGGGCCCCGGCCCGGCACACCGCCGAGGCCGCCGTCGGGCGCGTGATCCGCGCCGTCGAGACGCTCTCCCCGCTGCTCCCGCACGCCACCGATTACCACCAGGCCCTCGTCGGCGACCTGCGCAAGTGGGCCGCCGGCGACTTCCAGGTGCCGGACTTCCTCGACTCGCTGCTGGCCTTCCGCCCGGCCGCCGAGCGCGCCGACGGCCTCCAGCACCTCGTCGTCTTCCCGATGTACACGCAGAACGGCAACCCGGACCGCAACTTCGAGGCCGTCGCGCTCAAGATGGTGTGGCCCGAGTGGCTCGCCGAGCTGGAGCGCACCCGGTACGACAACCCGCTCTTCCTCGGCATCACCTTCGAGGACTTCACCGCGGGCTACGACACCCACTCCGCGGTGCTGTTCCCGGAGACCATCGCCGTGCGCGAGGCCCCCGAGCGCTTCACCTGGGGCGGCATCTTCTGTGACCGCGAGGCCGCGCGCTTCCGCAAGGTCACCACGGCAGCCGTCGACATCCTCGGGCTGGAGCTGCCCGCCGACATCGCCGCCATGGTCACCGACCAGGAGCGCTGCGAGAAGGCCTTCGTCCTGTGGGACATGGTCCACGACCGCACCCACAGCCACGGCGACCTGCCGTTCGACCCCTTCATGATCAAGCAGCGCCAGCCGTTCTGGATGTACGGCCTGGAGGAGCTGCGCTGCGACCTCACCGCCTTCAAGGAGGCCGTGAAGCTGGAGTCCGAGGGCAACGAGCACGGCCGTGACGTGCAGTACGCCGTCCTCTTCGACCGGATGTTCCGCTTCCCGGTCTCCGGCGACCGCAACCGCAACTACGACGGACTCGGCGGCCAGCTGCTCTTCGCGTACCTCCACAAGCACGACGTCGTGCGCTGGACGGACAACAAGCTGAAGATCGACTGGATGCGCGCCCCGCAGGTCACCAACCAGCTGTGCGCCGAGATCGAGGACCTCTACCGGGCCGGCATCGACCGCCCGAAGCTGGTCCACTGGTTCAAGGCCTACGAGCTCGTCTCGGCCTACCTCGCCCCGCACCCGGGTTCCAAGTGGGCGAAGGGTCCCGACGCCCTCGACATGACGCAGCCGCCGCGCAAGCTCGTGGACGACGTGCTTCCGGACGAGTTTCCGCTCAGCATGTTCTTTGAGGCGCTCGCCAAGAAGCTCAAGGGAGTGATCGCCTCCACGAAGGGCATCACCGCCCTGAATGCAGAACAGGCCGAGCGAGTCGCCGCGTGA
- a CDS encoding SDR family oxidoreductase encodes MNGSGNGNGKLHGAVVAVAGAGGPAGRATLLRLAEAGAVVIASDADPARLAEAVDAARYAHGGATITGDTVDLLDLAATKAWAEQTEKEFGRIDGLVHLVGGWRGSKTFTDVDLADWDFLEKLLIRTVQHTSLAFHDGLLRSDRGRYVLVSQSGAHKPVANNAAYNAGKAAAEAWTLAMADSFRKVGGDEGPGAAAAILVIKALVHDAMRAERPNAKFAGFTDVTELAEAIAGVWERPAIDVNGQRLWLTPQP; translated from the coding sequence ATGAACGGCTCCGGGAACGGCAACGGAAAGCTGCACGGAGCGGTGGTGGCGGTGGCCGGGGCCGGCGGGCCCGCCGGCCGCGCCACCCTGCTCCGCCTCGCCGAGGCGGGTGCCGTGGTCATCGCGTCCGACGCCGATCCGGCGCGGCTCGCAGAGGCCGTGGACGCGGCACGCTACGCCCACGGCGGCGCCACCATCACCGGTGACACCGTGGACCTGCTCGACCTGGCCGCCACCAAGGCCTGGGCCGAGCAGACCGAGAAGGAGTTCGGCCGGATCGACGGGCTGGTCCACCTCGTCGGCGGCTGGCGCGGCAGCAAGACCTTCACCGACGTCGACCTCGCGGACTGGGACTTCCTGGAGAAGCTCCTCATCCGCACGGTCCAGCACACCTCCCTCGCTTTCCACGACGGACTGCTGCGCAGCGACCGCGGGCGCTACGTCCTGGTCAGCCAGTCCGGCGCGCACAAGCCGGTCGCCAACAACGCCGCGTACAACGCGGGCAAGGCGGCCGCCGAGGCCTGGACCCTGGCCATGGCCGACTCCTTCCGCAAGGTGGGGGGTGACGAGGGCCCGGGGGCGGCAGCTGCGATCCTGGTCATCAAGGCACTGGTGCACGACGCGATGCGCGCCGAGCGTCCCAATGCGAAGTTCGCGGGCTTCACCGACGTGACGGAGCTGGCCGAGGCCATCGCCGGCGTCTGGGAGCGGCCCGCCATCGATGTGAACGGACAGCGTCTGTGGCTCACTCCGCAACCGTGA